Genomic DNA from Modestobacter versicolor:
CCGGCGCCCACGCCCAGGGCGGCGGCACCGACGGCGGCGAAGACCAGCTGCGGCACCACCAGGCGGAGGAAGTTGGGCCGGGCGCCGTCGTGCGTGGTCTTGCTGGTCACGGCGAACGACGTCTTCCGGTTGGTGAGCACGGCGGCCAGGGCGGTCAGCTGCAGCCACCACGCGCTCAGCGAGAACGCGATGGCCTGGAAGCTGTAGGTGAAGTTGCTGGTCCGCTGCAGCACGTAGAGGTTGATCCACATGTAGGGCACGAAGACCAGCGCCAGGGTCATCGTCGAGGTGACGATCGGCGTCTGACCGGTCAGCAGGAAGACCACCGGCAGCATCGCGTCCAGGATGATCACCGAGCCGGACAGGTAGTAGCTCGCCGAGATGAGGTACTGCAGCCGCTGGCTCCAGGTCAGGCCCCGGCGCAGCAGCGGGTTGTACTTGAAGATCACCTCGAGGCTGCCGCGGGTCCAGCGGAACTGCTGCTTGTAGTAGTTCAGGAAGTCGTCCGGCGCGAGCCCCTCGGCGAGGACCTTCGGCACGTAGACGCTCTGCCAGCCCTTCTCGTGCATGAACAGCGAGGTGAGGAAGTCCTCGGCGATGTTCTCCTCGCACATGCCCCCGGCCTCGAGGACGGCGCTGCGCCGCACGGCCATGTTCGTGCCGCACATGAACGCCGAGCCCAGCCGGCTCTTGCCCGCCATGATCGGCCCGAAGAACAGCGTCTGCTGGTCCCAGGCGACCCGGGTGATCCGGTTCTGGTCCTGGTTGGCGTAGTACTGCGGCGTCTGGACGAAGCCCATCCGGTCGTCGACGAACCAGCCCATGACCTCGGCGAGGAAGCTGGGCGCCGGCACGTGGTCGGCGTCGAAGACGACGAAGAACTCGCTGTGCGTGCGGGCGAGCGCGTGGTTGATGTTCCCGGCCTTGGCGCCGCCCGGGGTGACCCGGGTCAGGCAGGTGACGCCGAGCTCGTCGGCGAGCTCCTCGATCTCGCGCCAGTCCGCCTTGCCGGCGACCAGCCCGTCGTTGAGGAGGTACACCTGCACCGGCCCCGGGTAGCGCATCGCCAGCGCGGCCTGCGCCGTCCGGCGCACGATGTCGACCGGCTCGCCGCAGACGGTGATCAGGACGTCGACCGGTGCGCTGAACGACGGGTCGAAGGCCCGTTCGCGGTCCCGGCCCCACACCGTCCAGCAGTAGCCGACGATCTGCACCAGGTGGAACAGCTCGGTGGCGATCAGGGCGGCGAACAGCACCGGGTTGCCGTGCTCGAAGGCGAAGGTGATCACCAGCGTGTAGACGACGGCGAGCACCACGTTGCCCACCAGGAAGCCCCGGTTGGGCAGGTGGGTGAGGAAGGCGTGGGCGTCCGGGGCGGACGCCTGTGCCTGGGTCTGGGTCGGGGTCAGGTCCACGGCGTCTACCGCTCCGTCACGGTCAGGTCGGGCAGGGCGTCGAGGTGCAGGGCCATGCCGAACCACACCCAGTTGGAGTCGTAGTAGCCGAGCTGCTCGGCCAGGTTGCCGGTGTCCGCGTCGTACACCGGGAGCAGCTCCTCGGTGTAGACCTCCTCGGCCAGGTCGGGCTCGACGACGGTGAAGTAGCCCATCGCCCCGCCGTACATCGCCGGCGCCTCGTAGTCGACGACCGGCGTCCCGTCGCGGCCGTAGACCGCGGCCAGCTCGCCCCGCGACGTCCACTCCTCGGCGAGCAGCGACTGCCGCTCGAGCAGCGCCACGGCGCGCTCCTCGTCGTGCCAGCGGGCGTCCAGCGCCAACCGCCACGGCAGCCGCAGCGCGTCGTAGCTGAACCGGGTGGTCAGGGTGTCGCTGACCGGGCTGAACGCACCGGTCTCCCGGTCCATGAACACCCAGTCCGGCGGCAGCCCGGCGGAGCGGGCGGCGTCCAGCGGCTGGTCCTCGAGCGCCTCGAGGACCTCGTAGGTGTTGTCGACCAGGCCCGGCCAGTCGTGCTCCAGGTCCACCGCGGCGAACACCCGGTAGGCGTAGGGCGCGAAGTAGGAGGGGTTGACCAGCACCCGCTCGGTGTCGAACTGCTCGAGGTCGTTGGCCGCCAGCACCGGTTCCCCGGCGACGGCGACGACCTCCTCGGTCCAGATGCTGTCGATGATCGGGAGGGCGTCGTAGAGGAAGACGTCCTGCTTCCACCGCGAGTACGCCATCAGCAGCGCGAGGGCGATGTCGGCGTCGGCGTCGGAGGCGGTGTTGTCGCCGCCCAGCTCCTCCTGCACGCCGTAGCTGCCGTCGGACCGCGGGCCGAACCGCCAGGACATCAGGGAGTCCGCGCGCTGGAGGTTGTCCTTGGTCCACTGCCAGCTGTCGGTGAAGGTCTGCAGGTCGTCGGACCACACGGCGCGCAGCATCGTGTAGCTCTGGCCCTCGGACGTGGTGATCCCGCCGCTCTGCGGGTCGAGCGTCCGGTTGGTGCCCTCTTCCAGGTAGTTCTCCGTGTAGACCCGCCACAGGTCGTCCAGCACCGTGCGGTCGGAGACCGCCCGGGGCTCGTCGGCGGCGACGGTCGCCACGGCGTCGGTGATGTCGTCGGCGTAGACCGTCCCGGCCACGCCGAGCACGACCGCGAGGACCAGCGCGACGAGGGCGGCCAGCCGGCCGCGCCGCCGGGGCCCGGGCTGCGGCCCGTCGGCCGGGACGGCCTCCTGCTCACGCAGCATGCCGGTCACCACCCTGGTCGTCGCTGCGGACCTCGACCGGACGACCGACGGCCTCGGCCAGGTCGATCGCGTCCTCCGGGTCCGACCACTGGCCGAGCAGGTCGGCGTGCCGGGCGACCAGCACGCTGACGGCGGGGTCGGTCCGGTCGACGTCGAGCCGGTCCAGGATCCCCTGGACGTCGCCCTCGTCTGCGCCGGCGAGCAGCCCGCGGACGACGGTGCCGTCGGACACCCAGACGTCACCCGCCCGCCGGGAGGTCTGCCACTCCCCGCGGATCGCGGACTCCGGGACGCTCAGCACGACCACCAGGTCGTTGCCGGCTCGCCGCTCGGCGAAGCCGTGCCGCCGGCGCTCCAGGCGCGCGTCCTCCAGACCGACCGCCGTCAGCAGACCGGCAGCCGTGCCCGTCCAGGTGAAGCGGGCGGCCCACGAGCGGGCGCGCCCGGCCATCGTGGCGGCCACGACAGGGTCGGCGAGGACGGTGAGCGCCCGGGAGACGGCCGCACCGAGCTCGGCGGAGGTGCCGTCGACCAGCCAGCCGGTGCGGCCGTGCCGTACGGCGTCGGTCATGCCGCTGACCCGCCGGGCCAGCGCCGGGACACCGGCGCCGTTGGCCTCGATCAGCGACGGCGCCCAGTCACCGCCGTCGGAGGCGCTGACGGTCAGCCAGGCCGCGCCGAGCACCGCGTCGCGCTCGGCGTCGGGGAGCCGGCCGTGGAAGACGACCCGCGCACCGACCGCGCGCGCCCGCTCCTCCAGGCCGGTGCGGGCGGGCCCGCCACCGACCAGGTGCAGCTCGGCCTCCGGGTGCCGCGCCTGTACCTCCGGCATGGCGTCGACGAGCGCGTCCAGCCGCTTGAGCGCCGTCAGCCGCCCGACGACGACGACGCGGGGCGTGGCCGACCGCCGGCGCTCGACGCCGAGGCTGTCGGCGCCGCAGGGCACCACGACGACCGGGCCGTCGAAGCGCAGCCGCCGCCGCACCGCGGCCCTGGCCGACGGGGACAGCACCACGACGGTGCGCCGCCGGTACACCCGGCGGCTGGCCGGGCCCTCGAGCCAGCGGGCCAGCCGGGCCGCCGCCGGGCGCAGCGCCCGGGCGAAGAGGTCCTGGTGGACGTGGTGCACCAGCAGCACGACCGGGACGTCGCGGCGGGTGACCAGCGGGCTGAAGAACGGGATGCCGTTCTGCGAGTCGACGACCGCGCCGACCTCGGCGCGGTGCCTGAGCAGCCACAGCAGGGCGAGCGGGTAGACGCTCCACCAGCTGCCGAGCCGTCGGATCTGGTAGCCGTCGAGCTCTTCCCGGGCCGGCGTGCCGGCCGGGCGGCTGGTCACCAGCACGACCGACCGCCCCTGGCGGGTCAGCTCGCGGGCAGCGCGCTCGCAGTACAGCTCCGCGCCGCCGGCAGCAGGGTGCCGGCGGTCGCGCCAGTTGAGGACGATCAGGCGGGACCCCCGTGCCGCCGTCATCAGGCCATCCGTCCCAGCGCTGCGTGCACCGCACGCACCTCGGAGAGGACCCGTCGGCCGTGCGTCCACACGTGGAAGGACGAGCCCTCCTGGTCGGTCCAGCGGACCGGCACCTCGGTGACCGGCAGCCCCAGCCGGGCGGCGACGGCGAGGACCTCGACGTCGAAGGCGAAGCCGTTGGCGGTCACCCGGCTGAAGATCTGCTCGGCGGCCTCGGCGGAGAAGAACTTGAAGCCGCACTGGGTGTCCGCCACGTCGCCCACGAGGGGCCGGGTCATCATCCGGAACGTGCTCGACCCGAGCCGCCGGAGCAGCGGCTGCGCGACCTCGTAGCCGGCGCCGGTGATCCGCCGCGAGCCGATGACGACCGGGTCGCCCTCCTGCAGGTGGCCGACGACGTCGGTCAGGACCTGCGGCGGGGTGGAGAGGTCGGCGTCGCAGAAGCCGCGCCAGCGGGCGGTGCCGGCCAGCAGACCGCGGCGCACCGCGGCGCCCTTGCCCTGGCGGGAGCAGCCGATCAGGCGCACGGAGGTGTTCTCCGGGGAGCGCGCGGCGACGTCGTCGACCACCTCGGCGGTCCGGTCGACGGAGCCGTTGTCCACCACGGTGAACCGGACGCTCAGCGGGAGCGTGGCGGCGTGGGCGGTCAGGGCGCGGAGCGTCGGGCCGAGCCGCTGCTCCTCGTTGAAGACGGGGACGACGACGTCGAGGTCGATCACTGGCTGGCTCACGCGGTGGTCACCTTTCACGGGGAGGGGCGGCGGGCGCCGTGGGACGAGCGGTCATGGGCGGGACCGGTCACCGCCGGGGACCAGCTGGGGCTGCGGCAGTGCGAGGGGCAGGACCGGGGCCACGTCGGCGGTCAGCGCGGGGCGCCGGAACACCAGGCGGGAGCTGAGCAGGAACGACGCCCCGGCGCTGGCCACGGTCCCGACGAGGGCGCTGGTCATCGCGGTGGTGCCGATGACCCGGTAGGCCAGCGAGAAGACCGCGGCGTTGACGCCGAACCCGGCGGCGGCGGAGCCGTTGAAGAGGGCGGCCCGGCGCAGGACCGAGCCGACCGTCTCCCGGCCGGGGGTGCGGCGCGAGGACCAGGTCCAGTAGTAGCTGACCGCGAAGTTCACCTGGGTGGCCACCAGGAAGGCGACGACGTTGGCCGCCTCGGCGACGACCCAACCCGACGCCAGCCGGAAGACGGCCAGGTGGAGGACGGTCATGGCCACGCCGACGACGGCGAACCGGACGACGGTGGCACTGCGGAGCGCACGCAGCATCCAGGCTCCTGACTCGCACGACGGGTGGGCGGCACACAGGCGCACTTCGTCGTGGAGCCCCGTGAGAACGCCTCGGAAGTTACGCGCTTCGTTGAGGCTTCACGCTCTGTCCGTGACCGAGGCGATCACGAACGGTGACGGTCACACAGCGGTCGTGGCGCGACGCGCGCGTGGCCGACGGCTCGTTCGTGAACATCGCGTTACCCGCGATTAGGTTGCCCGCGACCCAGATGGATCAAGGAACGTGCAGGTCACGGCGGCGCGCCGTCTGCCCGGCCGGCGAGGGTGAGCGCGTGCGTATAACGATCCGGTCACGATGGAGGATCTGGCACGGAACCGTCCCTGACGGCTGCGTGGCCGAGCCGCTCAGCCGAGCGGGTGGTCGGACTCCTGCCGGATCGGCACGCCCGCCGCGGCCAGACCGCGCTTCACGTCACCCACCCGCAGCTGGCCGAAGTGGAAGACGCTGGCCGCCAGGACGGCGTCCGCCCCGGCCTCGACCGCCGGTGGGAAGTGGTCGACGGCGCCCGCTCCCCCACTGGCGATCAGCGGCACGCTGACCTCCCGGCGCACGGCGCGGATCAGGTCGGTGTCGAAGCCGGCCCGGGTGCCGTCGGCGTCCATCGAGTTCAGCAGCACCTCGCCGACCCCGAGCCCAGCCGCCTGCACGACCCACTCCACGGCGTCCCGGCCGGTGCCGCGCCGCCCGCCGTGCGTGGTGATCTCGAAGCCGGAGTCGGTGACCGCGCCGTCCTGCACCCGGCGGGCGTCCAGGGACAGCACCAGCACCTGGTTGCCGAACCGGTCGGCGATCTCGGCGATCAGCTCCGGCCGGGCGACGGCGGCGGTGTTCACCGCGACCTTGTCCGCCCCGGCCCGCAGCAGCTTGTCGACGTCGGCGACGCTGCGCACCCCACCGCCGACGGTCAGCGGGATGAACACGCTCTCCGCGGTGCGCCGGACGACGTCGTAGGTGGTCTCCCGGTCACCGGAGCTCGCGGTGATGTCGAGGAAGGTGAGCTCGTCGGCGCCCTCGGCGTCGTAGACCCGGGCCATCTCCACCGGGTCGCCGGCATCGACCAGGTCGACGAAGTTCACGCCCTTGACCACCCGGCCGGCGTCGACGTCCAGGCACGGGATCACGCGGACGGCGAGACTCACGACCCCGCCCCCCGGACCGCGTCGGCCTCGACCTCCACCAGCATCGCCGGGTCGATCAGCGCCGCCACCTGCACCATCGAGGTGGCCGGCCGGACGTCGCCGAAGAACTCCCCGTGCACCCGCCCGACCTCCTCCCAGCGGCTGATGTCGGTCACGTACACCCGGGTGCGGACGACGTCGCCAGGCACGAAGCCGGCCTCGGTCAGCGCCCGGACGACGCCCTGCAGCGCCACCCGGGTCTGCCCCGCGGTGTCACCGGCGTGCACCACGGCGCCGTCGACGGTGGCGGTCGTGCCGCTCACCCACGCGGTGTCCCCGACGACGACGACCCGGCTGTAGCCGACGACCGCCTCGTACGGGCCGCCGGACCCCAGCCGCAGCGCCGTCACGCCAGCTCCTCGGTCAGCCGCAGCGCCTCGGGCAGGGTGAACTGGCCGGCGTAGAGCGCCTTGCCCACGATCGAGCCCTCGACGCCGATCCCGGTCAGCCCGGCCAGCGCGCGGATGTCGTCCAGCGAGCTCACGCCCCCGGAGGCGATGACCGGGCGCGGGGTCGCGGCGCACACCTCGCGCAGCAGGTCCAGGTTGGGGCCGCGCAGCGTGCCGTCCTTGGTGATGTCGGTGACCACGTACCGGGCGCACCCCTCGGCGTCCAGCCGGGCGAGGGTCTCGTAGAGCTCGCCGCCCTCCTGGGTCCAGCCGCGGGCGGCCAGCCGGGTCCCGCGCACGTCGAGGCCGACGGCGACCCGGTCACCGTGCTCGGCGATCGCCCGGGCGCACCACTCCGGCGACTCCAGCGCGGCGGTGCCCAGGTTGACCCGCCGGCAGCCGGTGGCCAGCGCCGCGGCCAGCGACTCGTCGTCCCGGATGCCGCCGGACAGCTCCACGTCGACGTCCAGGGCGCCGACCACCGAGGCGAGCAGCTCGCGGTTGGACCCGCGGCCGAACGCGGCGTCGAGGTCGACCAGGTGCACCCACTCGGCGCCGTCGCGCTGCCAGGCCAGCGCGGCCTCCAGCGGGTCACCGTAGGAGGTCTCGCTGCCGGCCTCGCCCTGCACCAGGCGGACGGCGAGACCGTCGGCGACGTCGACGGCGGGGAGCAGCTGCAGCTTCGTCACGGGTCAAGCCTAGGGAAGCCCTGCGCGCCCGCTGTCGGAGCGGTGCGGCAGGGTGCTGGCCATGGAGTTCCGCGACGTCGTCCGCAGGCGGCGCATGGTGCGCGACTACGACCCCGACCGGCCCGTCCCGGCCGACGTCCGCGAGCGGCTGCTCGAGCACGCCGTCCGCGCCCCCTCGGCCGGGTTCAGCCAGGGCTGGGCGTTCCTGGTGCTGGAGACCGCCGAGGACCGCGACCGGTTCTGGGCCGCGACCACCGGCGAGGGCGCGCCCGACGGCTGGCTGACCCGGATGCGGCGGGCTCCGCTGCTGGTCGTGCCGCTGTCGCACAAGGACGCCTACCTGGACCGCTACGCCGAACCGGACAAGGGCTGGACCGACCGCGACGAGCGCCGCTGGCCGGTGCCCTACTGGCACGTCGACACCGGGATGGCCTCGCTGCTGGTGCTGCTCACCGCGGTCGACGAGGGGCTGGCCGCGTGCTTCTTCGGCATCCCGCCGGAGCGCATCGACGCCTTCCGCGACGCGTTCGGCGTGCCGGCGGCCTACACCCCGATCGGCTGCCTCTCGGTCGGCTACCCGGGCAGCGAGGACAAGCGCTCCCCGTCCCTGCGGCGCGGCCGCCGGGCCACCGAGGAGGTCGTGCACCGCGGCCGGTGGTGACTGGTTGACTCCTCCCGTGCCGAACGAGCCCGAGCAGACCTCCCGCGCCGTCCTGGTCACCGGCGCCTCCCGGGGCATCGGCCGCGCCATCGCGCTGGCCTTCGCCGCGCAGGGCGACCGGGTCGCGGTGCACGCCAACACCTCGCGCGCGCAGGCCGAGGAGGTGCTGGCCGAGCTGCCGGGCGAGGGGCACACCGTCGTGCAGGCCGACGTCGCCGACCCCGAGGCGATCGGCCGGGCGGTCGACGAGGCGGCCGCGGCGCTGGGCGGGCTGCACGTGCTGGTCAACAACGCCGCGGTCTTCACCGCGCACCCGCCGCTGGAGACCAGCTACGCCGAGTGGCAGGCCGCCTGGTCGCGCACGCTCGCGGTCAACCTGCTCGGCCCGGCCAACGCGACGTTCCGGGCGCTGCCGCACCTGATCGCCTCCGGCGGCGGCGCGGTGGTCAACGTCTCCAGCCGGGGCGCCTTCCGCGGCGAGCCGAACACTCCCGCCTACGGCGCCTCCAAGGCCGGGCTCAACGCCTTCGGCCAGTCGATGGCGCTCGCGCTGGCCCCGCACGGCATCTCGGTGGGCACGGTGGCCCCCGGGTTCGTGCAGACCGAGATGGCCCGCGAGGTGCTCGACGGCCCGGGTGGCGACGCGGTGCGCGCGCAGTCGCCCTACGGACGGGTGGCCCGGCCGGAGGAGGTCGCCGCGGCGGTGCTGTGGCTGGCCTCGCCGCAGGCCAGCTTCTCCACCGGCACGATCATCGACGTCAACGGCGCGAGCTACCTGCGCAGCTGACGAAGGACCCTCCTCAGGCCAGCGAGTCCAGCCAGTTGGTGAGCAGCTGGGCGCCGGCGTCGCCGCTCTTCTCCGGGTGGAACTGGGTCGCCGAGAGCGGCCCGTTCTCCACCCCGGCGACGAACCGGTCGCCGTGCTCGGCCCAGGTGACCGACGGCGGGGTCAGCCGCCCGGTCACGCCCGGCTCGGCCAGCGGGAACTCGCGGACGCCGTAGGAGTGCACGAAGTAGAAGCGCTGGTCGGCCAGGCCGGCGAACAGCGTGCTGCCCTCCGGCGCCTGCACGGTGTTCCAGCCCATGTGCGGCAGCACCGGGGCCTTCAGCTGCTCGACCACACCGGGCCACTCACCGCAGCCCGCGGTGTCCTGGCCGTGCTCGACCCCGCGCTCGAAGAGCACCTGCATGCCCACGCAGATGCCCAGCACCGGGCGGCCACCGGCCAGCCGGCGGCCGATCACCTGGGGCCCGTCGACGGCGCGCAGACCGTCCATGCAGGCGGCGTAGGCGCCCACGCCCGGGACGACGAGGCCGTCGGCCTCCAGCGCCGCATGCGGGTCGGCGGTCACCGTGACGTCAGCGCCCACGCGGGCCAGCGCCCGCTCGGCCGAGCGCAGGTTGCCCGACCCGTAGTCCAGCACGACGACCTTCTTCACAGCTGCCACGCTACCCATCAGCCGAGAAGGGGGCCGTCGTGTTCCCGTCCCGGCAGGACGAGCTCCCCGACCACCTCGCCGAAGAGCTCCTCCCCCGTCGGCCGGAAGCCCAGGCGCAGGTAGAACTCCTCGGGCCCGTGCTCGTGCCGCTCCCAGAGCACGGTGATCCGGTCGTTCCCGCGCCGGCGCGCCTCGTCGGCGACGGCCTGGACGGCGAACCGGCCCACCCCCTGCCCCTGCGCGTGCGCCGCGACGTTGAGCCGCCAGATGCCGCAGCGGAACGCGGGGACCTCGTTGCCCGGGTCGAAGCTGCCCATCACGAAGCCGACGACCGGCCCGCCCTCGCCGTCGGTGACCAGCCGTGGCCAGGCGACGTCCGGGCTGGCGTAGGCCTCGGCGAGGGAGGAGGCGACCGGGGCGACGACGCCCTCCTGCTCCGGCCGGATGGCCAGCCGGCAGGCGTCGGCCACGTTGTCGGGGGTCACGGGTACCAGCCGCAGGTCCATGCCGGGAGACTGCCGGACCCGTACGACAGCCTCCGGACCAACCCTCCTCTCACGTGAGGGTAGGGTGCCGGCGAGCCCGCAGTGCCGCGGTCGAACCACTCCCGATCGCGAACGGTGCCATGACCGCTGCCCTCTCCCTGCCCCGCCCTGCCTGGCTCAGCCCCCGCGTCGCCCGCACCGAGGTGCTGGCCGGCCTGGTCGTGGCGCTGGCGTTGATCCCCGAGGCGATCTCGTTCTCGATCATCGCCGGCGTCGACCCGCGGGTGGGCCTGTTCGCCTCCTTCACCATGGCCGTCACCATCGCGTTCACCGGCGGGCGGCCGGCGATGATCTCGGCGGCCACCGGGGCGATCGCGCTGGTGATCGCCCCGCTGGTGGAGAGCCACGGCCTGCCGTACCTCGTCGCCGCCGTCCTGCTCGGCGGGGTGTTCCAGGTGGCCCTCGGGCTGCTCGGCGTCGCGAAGGTCATGCGGTTCGTGCCGCGCAGCGTGATGGTCGGCTTCGTCAACGCGCTGGCGATCCTGATCTTCACCGCGCAGCTGCCGCAGCTGGTCGACGTCCCGTGGGCGGTCTACCCGCTCGCCGCCGTCGGCCTGGTCGTGGTCTTCGGCCTCCCCCGGCTGACCACCGCGGTGCCGGCCCCGCTGGTGGCCATCGTGCTGCTCACGGTGTTCACCGTGACCGTCGGCGTCTCGGTGCCGACCGTCGGCGACGAGGGCGAGCTGCCCGACAGCCTGCCCGGCCTGGGCCTGCCCGACGTCCCGTTCACCCTGGACACCCTGCGGGTCATCGCCCCCTACGCGCTGGCCATCGCGCTGGTCGGGCTGATGGAGTCGCTGATGACCGCCAAGCTGGTCGACGAGCTCACCGACACGACCTCCAGCAAGACCCGCGAGTCGATCGGCCAGGGCATCGCGAACCTGGTCACCGGCGCCTTCGGCGGCATGGGCGGCTGCGCGATGATCGGCCAGACGATGATCAACGTGCGCTCCGGCGCCCGCACCCGGCTGTCGACCCTCCTCGCCGGGGTCTTCCTGCTGGTCCTGGTCATGGCGCTGAGCCCGGTCGTCGCGGTGATCCCGATGGCGGCGCTGGTGGCGGTGATGGTCTTCGTCTCGATCGCCACCTTCGACTGGCACAGCCTGCGCACGCTTCGGCGGATGCCGCGCAGCGAGACCGCGGTCATGCTCGTCACCGTCGCCGTGGTCCTGGCGACGTCCAACCTGGCGATCGGCGTCGGGGTCGGCGTCCTGGTGGCCTGCGTGCTCTTCGCCCGGCGGGTGGCGCACCTGGTCACCGTCACCCCGGTCGACGAGCCCGACGGCGGCCGGCGCTACGTCGTCCGCGGTGCGCTGTTCTTCGCCTCCACCAACGACATGGTCGGCCGGTTCGACTACGCCGGGGACCCCGACCGGGTGGTGGTCGAGCTGTCCGGCGCGCACGTCTGGGACGCCTCGTCGGTCGCCGTCCTGGACGCCGTCGCGCACAAGTACGCGCTGCGCGGGAAGACCGTGCAGCTCACCGGGCTGACCGAGGTCACCGGCCACTACCACGACCGGCTGGCCGGGCGCCTGGGCGGCGGCGAGTGACCGCCGAGCGCCGGATGCAGATCGGCGAGGTCGCCGAGCAGATCGGCCTGTCGCTGCGCACCATCCGGTACTACGAGGAGGTCGGCCTGGCGGTGCCCTCGGCGCGGTCCGAGGGCGGCTTCCGGCTGTACGTGGCCGCCGACGTCGAGCGGCTCCGGGTGATCATGCAGATGAAGCCGCTGGGGTTCAGCCTCGAGGAGATGCGCGAGCTGCTGGAGCTGCTGGACGCCGGCGGGGCCGCCGACCCCGCCCGGCTCACCGCGTTCCGCGCGCAGGCGGCCGAGCGGGTGGCCACGCTCCGCCGCCAGCTGCGGACGGCGGAGGAGTTCGCCGCCCGCCTCGATCAGCCGACGAGGTAGAGGACCCCGGCGACGCTGGCCAGCAGGGCGGCCACCAGCAGGACGACGGCGAACCCGACCTGCGGGCCGGTGCGCCCCTCGGTGTCCGAGTCGGCCTTCCAGATGCTCCAGGAACCGCCGAGGAGGAAGCCGCCCACGAGGAGCAGCGCCACCCCGAAGGTCACAGAGCGCCCTTCGTGGAGGGGACGTCGGTGACCCGCGGGTCCAGTGCCACGGCGGTGCGCAGCGCCCGGGCGAGCGCCTTGAACTGGCCCTCGACGATGTGGTGGGCGTCGCGGCCGGCGTAGAGCACCCGCACGTGCAGGCTGATCTTCGCGTTGAAGGCGAAGGACTCCAGCACGTGCTTGGTGAGCGACGTCGGGTAGTCCGGCCCGATCATCGGCGTCATGTTCTCCGGCTCGGCGTGCACGAAGTACGGCCGGCCGGAGAGGTCGACGGCGGCCTGCACCAGCACCTCGTCCATCGGGATGGTGGCGTCGCCGTAGCGGGTGATGCCGCGCTTGTCGCCCAGCGCCTCGGCGAAGGCCTGGCCCAGCGCGATGGCGACGTCCTCGACGGTGTGGTGGGCGTCGATGTGCAGGTCGCCGTCGGCGCGCACCGTCAGGTCGATCCCGCTGTGCTTGGACAGCGCGGTGAGCATGTGGTCGTAGAACCCGACCCCGGTGGCGACGTCGGCCGTGCCGGTGCCGTCGAGGTCGACCTCGACGACGAGCTTGGTCTCGTTGGTCGCCCGCTCGACGCGTGCAGTGCGAGTCATGGTGGTCATCCTCCCAGAGCGGTGCGGTGCCCCGGCGCGATCTCACCCAGGGCGGTGAGGAAGGCGTCGGTCTCCTCGGTGGTGCCCGCGGTGACCCGCAGCCAGCCGGGCAGCCCGACGTCGCGCACCAGCACCCCGCGGTCCAGCAGCGCCTGCCAGGCCGCCGCGGCGTCGGCGAAGTGCCCGAACAGCACGAAGTTCGCGTCGCTGGGCACGCTGGTCAGGCCGAGGCCGGGGAGCGCCTCGACGATCCGGTCCCGCTCGGCCTTGACCGCGTCGACGGTGTCCAGCAGCTGCTCGGTGTGCGC
This window encodes:
- the priA gene encoding bifunctional 1-(5-phosphoribosyl)-5-((5-phosphoribosylamino)methylideneamino)imidazole-4-carboxamide isomerase/phosphoribosylanthranilate isomerase PriA; translation: MTKLQLLPAVDVADGLAVRLVQGEAGSETSYGDPLEAALAWQRDGAEWVHLVDLDAAFGRGSNRELLASVVGALDVDVELSGGIRDDESLAAALATGCRRVNLGTAALESPEWCARAIAEHGDRVAVGLDVRGTRLAARGWTQEGGELYETLARLDAEGCARYVVTDITKDGTLRGPNLDLLREVCAATPRPVIASGGVSSLDDIRALAGLTGIGVEGSIVGKALYAGQFTLPEALRLTEELA
- a CDS encoding nitroreductase family protein, which produces MEFRDVVRRRRMVRDYDPDRPVPADVRERLLEHAVRAPSAGFSQGWAFLVLETAEDRDRFWAATTGEGAPDGWLTRMRRAPLLVVPLSHKDAYLDRYAEPDKGWTDRDERRWPVPYWHVDTGMASLLVLLTAVDEGLAACFFGIPPERIDAFRDAFGVPAAYTPIGCLSVGYPGSEDKRSPSLRRGRRATEEVVHRGRW
- a CDS encoding SDR family NAD(P)-dependent oxidoreductase, coding for MPNEPEQTSRAVLVTGASRGIGRAIALAFAAQGDRVAVHANTSRAQAEEVLAELPGEGHTVVQADVADPEAIGRAVDEAAAALGGLHVLVNNAAVFTAHPPLETSYAEWQAAWSRTLAVNLLGPANATFRALPHLIASGGGAVVNVSSRGAFRGEPNTPAYGASKAGLNAFGQSMALALAPHGISVGTVAPGFVQTEMAREVLDGPGGDAVRAQSPYGRVARPEEVAAAVLWLASPQASFSTGTIIDVNGASYLRS
- the hisH gene encoding imidazole glycerol phosphate synthase subunit HisH, whose amino-acid sequence is MKKVVVLDYGSGNLRSAERALARVGADVTVTADPHAALEADGLVVPGVGAYAACMDGLRAVDGPQVIGRRLAGGRPVLGICVGMQVLFERGVEHGQDTAGCGEWPGVVEQLKAPVLPHMGWNTVQAPEGSTLFAGLADQRFYFVHSYGVREFPLAEPGVTGRLTPPSVTWAEHGDRFVAGVENGPLSATQFHPEKSGDAGAQLLTNWLDSLA
- a CDS encoding GNAT family N-acetyltransferase, with protein sequence MDLRLVPVTPDNVADACRLAIRPEQEGVVAPVASSLAEAYASPDVAWPRLVTDGEGGPVVGFVMGSFDPGNEVPAFRCGIWRLNVAAHAQGQGVGRFAVQAVADEARRRGNDRITVLWERHEHGPEEFYLRLGFRPTGEELFGEVVGELVLPGREHDGPLLG
- a CDS encoding SulP family inorganic anion transporter, whose protein sequence is MTAALSLPRPAWLSPRVARTEVLAGLVVALALIPEAISFSIIAGVDPRVGLFASFTMAVTIAFTGGRPAMISAATGAIALVIAPLVESHGLPYLVAAVLLGGVFQVALGLLGVAKVMRFVPRSVMVGFVNALAILIFTAQLPQLVDVPWAVYPLAAVGLVVVFGLPRLTTAVPAPLVAIVLLTVFTVTVGVSVPTVGDEGELPDSLPGLGLPDVPFTLDTLRVIAPYALAIALVGLMESLMTAKLVDELTDTTSSKTRESIGQGIANLVTGAFGGMGGCAMIGQTMINVRSGARTRLSTLLAGVFLLVLVMALSPVVAVIPMAALVAVMVFVSIATFDWHSLRTLRRMPRSETAVMLVTVAVVLATSNLAIGVGVGVLVACVLFARRVAHLVTVTPVDEPDGGRRYVVRGALFFASTNDMVGRFDYAGDPDRVVVELSGAHVWDASSVAVLDAVAHKYALRGKTVQLTGLTEVTGHYHDRLAGRLGGGE
- a CDS encoding MerR family transcriptional regulator, translating into MTAERRMQIGEVAEQIGLSLRTIRYYEEVGLAVPSARSEGGFRLYVAADVERLRVIMQMKPLGFSLEEMRELLELLDAGGAADPARLTAFRAQAAERVATLRRQLRTAEEFAARLDQPTR
- the hisB gene encoding imidazoleglycerol-phosphate dehydratase HisB encodes the protein MTRTARVERATNETKLVVEVDLDGTGTADVATGVGFYDHMLTALSKHSGIDLTVRADGDLHIDAHHTVEDVAIALGQAFAEALGDKRGITRYGDATIPMDEVLVQAAVDLSGRPYFVHAEPENMTPMIGPDYPTSLTKHVLESFAFNAKISLHVRVLYAGRDAHHIVEGQFKALARALRTAVALDPRVTDVPSTKGAL